In Lapillicoccus jejuensis, the DNA window CGCCACCGAGCAGCCCAACACCACCGGCGACGGCGACGTCCCGCTCACGCCGCTGTTCTGGCTGGCCACCCTCGTCACCGGGGTCGCCGCCGGGCTCGCCGGGATCGCGACGACCGAGCTGCTCCAGCTGGCCAGCCGGCTCGCCTACGGCCCCGACGTCGTCCGCGGCGAGCTGGCGCCGGTGGTCGAACGGCTCGGGTTCGGGGCCCGGTTCACCCCGCTGCTCGTCGCCGGCGTCGTCGGCGGCGTGGGGTGGTACCTGCTGCGTCGCTACGTGCGCGGTCGCACCGACGTCGACGACGCGATCTGGACCGGCGACGGGCGGCTGGGGCTGCGTCGCAGCCTCGGCACGGCCGCCCTCTCGCAGGTCTTCATCGGCCTCGGCGCGTCGCTGGGGCGCGAGGCGGCGCCGCGGCTGCTCGGGGCCGCCGCCGGCAGCGTCCTCGCCGGCCGGCTCCGCCTCAGCACCCCGCAGCGCCGCCTGCTCGTCGCCTGCGGGGCCGGCGCGGGCCTGGCCAGCGTCTACAACGTGCCGCTCGGGGCGGCCCTGTTCACCGCGGAGGTGCTCATCGGGACGCTGCGTCTGCCCGTCGTCCTCCCGGCGCTGGCGTCGTCGGGCGTCGCGACCCTCACGGCGCACCTCGTCCTGCCGGACCGGGCGACGTACCCCGCCCTCGAGCGGGGCACCACCGACGCGCGCACCCTGGTGTGGTCGCTGCTGGCCGGGCCGGTCGTCGGGTTGGTCGCGGTCGCGTTCGTGCGGCTCATCGCCCTCGTCTCGCACCGACAGCCGCGCACGACGGCGTTCCGGCTGCTCGCCCCGCTCGGCGCGTGCCTGGTCCTCGGTGTCGTCGGGCTGGCGTACCCGCAGCTCTACGGCAACGGCCAGGAGATGGCCCAGCTCGCCTTCCTCGGCCTGTCACCGATCGGCCTGTACGCCGTCCTCGCCCTCCTCAAGCCGCTCGTCACCTGCCTGTTCCTCGGCAGCGGGGCGTCGGGCGGTCTCTTCACGCCGACGCTGAGCACCGGGGCGGTCCTCGGGGCGGCGCTCGGTGGGCTGTTCGGTCTCGTGTGGCCGGGCGGGTCGGTCGGCGCGTACGCGCTGCTCGGCGCCGCGGCGATGCTGGGCGCCGGGATGCAGGCGCCGCTCGCCGCGCTCGCCCTCGTCCTCGAGCTCACGCACGGCGGCTTCGAGCTCCTCGTGCCGCTCGTCCTCGTCACGACGATCGCCACCGCCGTGGCGCGCCGGGTCGACGGCTACTCGATCTACAGCGCCAGGCTGACCGCCGAGCACCCGCCGCAGGCGACCTGAGCGGCGACGTACGGCGAGCGTCGTCGAGAAACGGGGCCGGGTCCGGGCCGGGCGCGAGCGGCGACGTACGGCGAAGGGCCCGTCACCGTGATGGTGACGGGCCCTTCGATGTGGGCGACCCCGACCGGGCTCGAACCGGCGACCTCCGCCGTGACAGGGCGGCGCGCTAACCAACTGCGCTACGGGGCCTAGATGATGGTGCTGGTGGTGCGTATCCCCAACGGGATTCGAACCCGTGCTACCGCCGTGAAAGGGCGGGGTCCTAGGCCGCTAGACGATGGGGACGCGGTCTTGCGACCGTTCCTCGGCGTCTCGGTGGGCCCGGGCGTCGGTTCCGTCGAGGACGTCCTGAAGCATAGGGGATGCCGGGCAGCCCGCCCAAATCAGCCCTTGCCGGCGCGGCTCCAGGCCAGCACCTCGTCCACCGGCCAGGTCGTGACGATGCGCTCCGGCGGGATCCCGAGGCGCTCGGCGCGCTCGCAGCCGTAGGCCTTCATCTCGAGCTGCCCGGGCGCGTGCGCGTCGGAGTCGATGGTGAAGAGGCAGCCGAGGTCGCGGGCCAGCTCGACGAGCTCGTCGGGCGGGTCGCACCGCTCCGGCCGCGAGTTGATCTCGACCGCCGTGCCGCCCTCGAGGCAGGCCTCGAAGACCGCCCGCGCGTCGAACTCCGACGGCGGACGCGTCCCGCGGCTGCCCTCGACGAGCCGCCCCGTGCAGTGCCCGAGGACGTTGACCCGCGGGTCGAGCGCGGCCGCGACCATCCGCGTCGTCATCGGTGCGCTCGCCATCCGCAGCTTCGAGTGGACCGACGCGGTGACGACGTCGAGCTGCGCGAGCATCTCGTCGCTCTGGTCGAGCCCGCCGTCGTCGAGGATGTCGACCTCGATCCCGCTGAGCAGTCGGAACCGCTCGCCGAGGGAGGCGTTGACCGCGGCGACCACCTGCAGCTGCTCGGTCAGCCGCGCAGCGCTCAGCCCGCGCGCCACCTTGAGCCGGGGGGAGTGGTCGGTCAGCGCCAGCCAGTCCTGCCCGAGCTCGACCGCGGCGAGGACCACCTCGTCGATCGGGCTGCCCCCGTCGCTCCAGTCCGAGTGGCAGTGCAGGTCGCCGACGACCGCGGCGAAGAGCTCGTCGCCGCCACGGACCAACGGCTCGGACGCCTTCTCCTGCCACGACTGCAGGTACGACGGCAGCTCGCCCGCCACCGCCTGCGCCACCACCGACGCGGTGGCGTCGCCGACCCCGGCCAGCTCGGTGAGCGTGTCGGTCGAGGCCCGCCGGTCGAGCTCGTCGTCCTCGAGCGCGGCGACGACGCGGGCGGCCTTGCGGAAGGCCTCGATCCGGTAGCTGCCGGCGCGGGAGCGCTCGAGGAGGAGGGCGATGCGGCGCAGCGCCTCGACCGGGTCGACGGGGGCCTCCAGCGGCCGCAGCGGCATCACCGCGCCAGTCTGTCAGCCCTCAGGGTGCGCGGTACTCCACCGGGGTGCCGGCGGGGAGCGACCGGGACACGAGGTCGACGAGCGCCGGGTCCAGGGCCGGACGGCGGTCGACCGAGACCTGCAGGGTGACCACGACGGTGCCGCCGCGCAGCGCGACGGTCGGCCGGAGGTCGAAGAAGGGTGGTTCCCGCAGCCGCTGCTGCAACCGCGCCACGGCGTCGGGGAGGGAGGTCGTGGCGGCGCCCGTGGCCGATCCCTTGCCCAGCAGCGACGCACCGGGAACGGTGCTCCCCGCTGTGCCCGCTCCGGATCCGCCGGCCGCGTCGGCGGGGGCGGGACGGTCCGCCGACGCCGGCCCCTGGGCGGTGCCGGCCTCCGGCTGGGCGGCGGCACCCGAGCTGGCCGAGCTGCCGCCCCCCACGTGCTGCAGCCCGCTCAGCGCAGCCGTCCCGAGGACGAGGGCCGCGGCCACCCCGGTGAGGGCCCGGGCCCAGGGCCGGCGGTGCAGCGGGACCACGGGTACGAGGCGCTCGGCGGGCTCGGTGTTCCCGGTGTCCTCGGCGTCCGCGGTGGTGGCGCGCGACGTCGTACGGGCGGCGGCCATGGCCCGGGCGGCGAAGTCCGGCGCGGGGGGCGGGGTGAGGTCGTCGACGGAGCGCAACCGGTCGCGCAGCGCGCGCTCGAGCCCGGCCTCGGGGGAGAGGTCGTCGTCGCTCACGTCGCCACCTCCCCGTCCTCGGCGAGGCGACCGCGCAGCGACGCCAGGGCGCGGGAGAGCTGGCTCTTGACCGTGCCCTCCCGCAGCTGCAGGGCGGTGGCGATCTGGGGCACGGTGAGGTCCTCGTAGAAGCGCAGGACGACGACGGCGCGGTGCGCCGGGGGCAGCTCGTCCAGCAGGTCGCGCAGGGACACGGCCAGCGCCGTGTCGGGCCCGTCCGCGCCCGCCTCGGGCAGCGTCTCGACGGCCACTTCCTTGAGCACCCGGCGGTGCTGGTTGAGCCAGGTCCGCACCATCGTCGTGCGCGTGTAGGAGAACGCGGCGGCGGGGGACTCGATCCGCGGCCACGCGAGGTAGACCTTGGTCAGCGACTCCTGGAGCAGGTCGTCGCCGTCGGTCCAGCTGCCCGTGACGAGGTAGGCGGTGCGCCGCAGCGCCGCCTGTCGCTCCTGCACGAACCGCATGAACTCCTCGTCCTGGTCGCGGCCCCGGCGCTGCTCGCCGGACCCCTCACCCCCGGGGACACCGTCCATGCCGTCGACCGTTCCCGTCCGGGGTCAGCGGGCCGGGACCGGGCCCAGCGTCTGACCGCCGACGGTGGCCAGGCAGTAGCCCGCGCCGTCGCCGCCGTTGACCGTCATGGTCACCGAGCCCGGCCCGCGGACACCCGACGCGACCTTGCCGCCACCCACGAGGTAGGCCTGCACCGGGGCGGTCGTCGTGAAGCTGAGGGTCCCCTTGACGGCGTTGCGGGTCCGCTTGCACGACAGCTGCGCGTTGGTCACCCGCGGCTGCGCCGGGGCGGTCGTCGGGGGCGGCTTCGGGGCCGGGGTGCTGCGGTTCGGGGCCGGCGCCGTCGTCCCCGCGGGGACGGTCGCGGTCGGCGCGAGGGTGTAGGTCGGCAGCTCCGGCGGCGGCAGGTCGAGCGTGGGGGAGGGCGTCGTCGTCCGGCTGGTCGAGGTCAGGGTGCTCGTGATCGTCGTCGGGCCCTCGTCCGGCGTGGTGGTCGTCGACGACCCGCTCGTCGACACCGCCGGCGCGGCGGCCGCCGCGCCCCCGCCGGTGGTCGACCCCCCGAGACCGGAGGTGACCAGCCAGAACACGCCGCCGACGGCCAGCAGGCCGAGCAGCGCCGCGACCGCGAGCACGGCGACCGTACGGGGCCCCTCGCGGCCCTCCGGGGCCGTGTGCCGCCCCGGCTCGCGCTCCGGTCCGCCCAGTGCGTCGACGTCCATGTCACCTCCTGAGCCGGCCCCTGGCGGCCGGTGGTCGCCGGTCAGGATAGGCCAGCGAGGAGCCGGGTCGGGGGAGGTTCAGCGCTGCCGGGGGACGCGGCCCATGAGGTAGAACTCCTCGTTGGGCATCAGCCCGGTCGTGCTGGCGATCCGGTTGGACAGCCCGAAGAAGGCGGTGATGCCCGCGATGTCCCAGGCGTCCTCCGCGTCGAGGCCGTGCTCGGCGAGCGCGTCGAGATCCGCCTGCTCCACCTCGGCGCTCGCTGCGTTGACCTTGTGGGCGAAGTCAAGCATCGCCCGCTGGCGCGGGGTGATGTCCGCCGTGCGGTGGTTGGTGGCGACCTGGTCGGCGACGAGCGGTTTCTTCTCGTAGATCCGCAGCAGCGCCCCGTGCGCGACGACGCAGTAGGTGCAGCGGTTGGCCGCCGAGATGCTCGTGACGACCATCTCGCGGTCGCCCTTGCTCAGGTGCGACCCGTCCTCCTCGGTGCGCAGCATGAGCGCGTCGTGGTAGGCGAAGAAGGCGCGGAACTCGGCCGGTCGACGCGCCAGCAGGAGGAAGACGTTCGGCACGAAGCCGGACTTCTCCTGGACCGCGAGGATGGCCTCGCGGACGTCCTGCGGCACGTCGGCCAGGTCGGCGTACGGGTAGCGCGGCGGGGTCGTCATGCTCGCAGCGTGTCACGGCCCACCGGTCGCCGCTCAGCGCGAGGTGAGGCCCTCGACGATGAGCAGGATGCCGAAGGCCACGAAGGCCAAGGTGGCCACGATCTTGATGACCTTCTCAGGAAGCTTCTTCCCGAGAGCGCGTCCGACGACGATGGCGAGGGCGTCGGCGGCGACCATCCCGACCGTGCTGCCGATCCACGTGCCGACCCACTCCTCCTTGGCGGCGAGCGTGATCGTGGCGAGCATCGTCTTATCGCCCAGCTCGGCGAGGAAGAAGGCGACGCCGACGGCGACGATGGCGGCGCCCTTGCTGCGGCGCGCCTTGTCGGCCTCGTCGTCGCTCAGCTCGTCGCCGCGCAGGGTCCACGCCGCGAAGGCGAGGAAGGCCACGCCGGCGACGATCGAGATGATCCACTGGTACGACGCGAAGCTCGTGCCGATGAGGCGGCCGATGCCGACCGAGGCGAGGTGGACGACCGCTGTCGCGGCGGTGATGCCGAGGAGGACGTCGCGTGTGCGGTAGCGGGTGGCGAAGGTCATCGCCATCAGCTGGCTCTTGTCGCCGAGCTCGGCGAGGAAGATGACGGCGGTGCTGACGAGCAGGGCGTCGATCACGGGGGTGGCTCCTTGGTCCGCCGCCCAGCCGAGGCGCGGCGCCCAGGTGGTCCGGGGACGACTCCTCGACCAGGACGGCACGGGGTCGTCTACTGGCCGAGAGTCTCGTCCGCCCTCCGGCTCTCGCCGGCTGGCCCACCGCACCGGGCCGCGAGGCCAGTGTGTCGACACGGTGGTCGGGGACTACTCCCTCTCGCTGCTCCCAGGGTACCGGCAGGCGGCGCCCAGGCCCAACTCAGCCCGACCGGGGCCGACCCACGGGTGCGGTGGGGATGATCGCCTCATGTCGACCTCCCCCGCCCCCGTCCGCTCCTGGTGGTCCCGCGCCTCGTGGGTGCTCGTCCTGGTCCTCGGCATCGCGACCTACGTCGCGGAGCAGCAGGTCATGCTCGCGACCCGCAACCCCAACCTCTTCCCGTCGCTGCTGCTGCTCGGCGCCGCGGTCGTCCCGATGACCGTGCTCGCCTACGCCGCGACGAGCAGCCGGACGGCGCTGGCGCCGTCGACGTGGGTCGCGGTCTCGGCGTTCTTCGGCGGCGTCGTCGGCACCCTCAGCGCGGGGGTGCTGGAGTACGACGTCCTCACCCGCCTGGGCGTCGGCTCGATGCTCGCCGTCGGGGTCATCGAGGAGGCGACCAAGCTCGTCGTCCCGCTCGTCGTGCTGCTGCTGGTCGGGCGCTGGTACCCCTTCGCCGGGGTCGTCCTCGGGGTCGCGAGCGGCGCCGGCTTCGCGACGCTGGAGACGATGGGCTACGGCTTCACCGCGCTGCTGGCCAGCCGGGGCGACGTGCTCGCCGCCGAGCGGACGCTGCAGCTGCGGGCCCTGCTCGCCCCCGCCGGGCACGTCGCGTGGACGGGGGTGGCCGCTGCGGCCCTGGCCGCCGCGCTGGGGGCGCGCGAGCCGGGACGGCGCTCGCGGGCGACCCGCCGCTTCGCGTGGACCTTCGTCGCCGTCGTCCTCCTGCACGCGGCCTGGGACGGTCTGCCGTCGACCGCGGTGCGGGTCGCCGTCGCGGTCGTCAGCGTCGGCTGGCTCCTGCTCGTCGTGCACCGCCCGCACGTCGCGGCGCGTGGGGCGGAGCCCATGACGGGATGGCCGCCCGGGGCGTCGTACGGGGTCAGGGCATGAAGGCGAAGCCGATGATGCTCAGCGCGACCATGAAGACGACGAACCCCAGCGTCTTCTTGTCGAAGCCGAGCGCGCGGTCGGGGCCGTCGAGGTCGACCTCGTCGGTGGCGGGCTCGGCGGCCGCGGTGGCGAGCCCCGTCGACGTCGGATCGGACGGGGGCACGGGCACGATCGAGGTCATGCGGACATCGTACGGAGACCCGCGCCGGTGCGCCTCTCACCCGGGGACGCCGGACGAGGTTGAGTGACCGTCCGAGACGACGTCTGACCCGCCCGTCCTCGACGTGCAGCGCGGTCCTGTCGTCGATGGCGTAGGACCGGGACCCCGATCTCGCCGGCCCACCGCGGCGCCTCGGCGAGGCTGTTCTCCGGTCCCTCGTCCAGGTGGGGGAGATCGCGACGTCGACGACGCCGCCGACGTCGACGACGCCGAGGGCGCGGTCGTCGGGGCCCGCCGGGCAGGTCGTCGGCTGCCGGGGTCGTGACGTCGACCGAGGTGAGGAGCAGCTTCGGGCCCGGTCCTACGCCACCGCAGGGGGAGCGCGTCGGCCGCGCGGGCCCCACGGGCTGTGGTGGGCGGGATCGATGGGGTCAGGGCACCACCGATCCCGCCCACGAGGCGGCAGGGTCCGTCGGACAGCGCTCGCGGCCCGGTCGCCGGGGCTCTAGGTTCGCGATCGTGGGGACCGAGCGAGCACGCACCCCGACGACGAGCCCGCTGGACCACGGTGCGGTGGCGCTGCTCGTCACCGGGTCGCCCGGCGCCGGCAAGTCGACCGTCGCCCGTGCCGTCGCCGGTGCGCTGTCCCGCTCCGCGCTCGTCAACGGCGACGCCGTCGCCCGCCTCGTCGTCGGCGGGTACGTGTGGCCGCTGGGCGAGCCGGCCGACGAGGCCGCCCGGCAGGTGCGGCTCTGCAACGACAACCTCTGCTCCCTGGCGCGCAACCTCCTCGCGGCCGGGTTCACCCCGGTCATCGACTGGATCGTCCCGGACGGCGACCAGCTCGAGGTCTACCGCGCTGCCCTGGGCGAGCGCCTCCGCGTCGTCGTCCTCGACCCGGGCGCGGACGTCTGCGTCGCGCGGGACCGGCAACGGGCACCGCTGGAGCAGTTCGCGTTCGACGGGCACGACGCGCTGCGGGCGACGATGGTCGAGGGCTTCGGTGGGCGCGGGTGGTGGCTGGACTCGTCGCACCTCACCGCGCAGGAGACCGCCGCCCTCGTCCTGCGCGAGGCCGACGAGCGGGCCCGGGCCTGACGCCCACCCCGGGTCAGGGGGCGAGCGCACCCACCGGGACGGAGCCGCCCCCGGACGGACACGTCCAGCGCACGGAGGCGACGGGCCGGTCGGGGCGCTCCTGCCCGTCCCACCCCGGAGTGTCGAGCCGGGGCCGCAGCGGGTGGACGCCTCCGTGGTCCGGGCACGGCGGCCACGTCGGGTCGGAGCCGTTCTCCCACAACACCATCTGCGTCACCTGCTGCGCGACGTCCGCGACGTCGTGGGCGGTGTCGAGCGCCGACAGGTCGCCGTACGGCGACGCCAGGCCGGTGGGGTGCGCTCGCGGCGGGTGCAGCGCGAGGCCGGCGCCCGGACCCAGCAGGCCGATCGTCTCCCACACCGCGTGGGTGGGGCGCTCGGTGTCGGTGTGCAGGAGGGCGGCCACGCCCTCGGCGGGGTCGTCCCAGGGCGTGAGCACCAAGCGGATCCCGGTGGTCCGCTCGACGTCGGTCGCCACGACGAGCAGACCGCTGCTCAGGAGGCCGAGATCATCCACGCGCGACAGACTGTCAGGAACCACACGGGAGGTGACGCCTGTCGGTGCCCCACACCCGTCCGCCGGGCCCGGGCGGCGGGCCGATGGCGTGGTCGGCTCACTGGTGACGGGTCCTCGCCAGCCGGTCGACGCGGCTCAGGGGGTCCGGGATGCGGTGGGAGCCGGCCATCTCCGCCACCATCGTGGCGGCCTCGTCGATCGGGAGGCCTCCGGCCGACGTCACGTAGAGCGGGCGGGTCGCCCGCCTCCGTCGCACCTCCACGGCATGGGTGGCGCCCGCGAACGCCGTCTTGGCCACACCGACGACCGGGATCCCGAAGGCCGCCGCGGCGTGGGCGCCGAGTCCGGGGCGGCCCGACGGCGCGAGCGTCGCGTAGCCGTCGACCACGAGCAGCGACAGCCGCGGACCCAGCGCGAGCACCGCACGCAGACAGGGCAGCTCGCGGTCGGCCAGCCTCCCCGGCACGTACGGCGCCACGTCGGCGACCCGCGCGACGTGCTCCGACACGACCTGCGCGAAGGACCGGTCGCGGCCGACCACGAGAGCGGCGGTCGCCGAGCCGTCCGGCCGGTAGTGCACGTCGACCGCTCCGACGGGCCCGGTCGTCGGCGGCCGCGGGGCTGGATCGGTCATGCGTACGGTCCGGGCGGGAGGTCGACGATCCGGACGGCCGACGGGTCGAGTCGGACCTCCTGCGGGGTCCAGCAGTCGTCGCGGATGACGCCGATCTCGGCGCCGCAGCGGGGGCAGACGATGTTCGGGCCGTGGCCGCCGTCCCGACCGCAGCACCCTACGTGCCGGCGCGGGTCCGGGTGATCCGTGAGGTCCGTCAGGTCCTCCCGGTTGAGCACCAGGAAGCTGTCGATCGTGACGCTGCGGCCGTCGTCCGTCGGCACGACCCGTCGAGGCTCCGTGGCCCAGGTGCCTTGTGCCATCGTCGGGTCGAACTCGAAACCGCCATCGTGGTGGCGCTCCGGGACGGCCTCGAGCCGACGCACGGGTCGGGTGAGCGTGCCGCCGCAGCGACGGCAGGTGAAGCGCACGTCCCCCATGGGTCGATCGTCGCACCGTCGGGGTGTCGTTCGCTGTGCCCTGTGGACGACGGTCGCGTCCCTTCCCCTTGACAGTGCGCCGCCTGCAGCGTGCAATATATTGCATGCCGGTTCCCGAGGGTCACCACGTCGCGTCCCGGTCGCTCCTGCGCGACGACGCGTTCCGCGCCCTCCGTGACGCGATCGTCGACGGGACGCTCGCGCCGGGAGAGCGGCTCGTCGACGCCGAGCTCATCGCGTGGCTCGGAGTGAGCCGCACCCCGATCCGCGAGGCGCTCGCCCGACTCGAGCAGGCCGGTCTCGTGCAGACCAGGCCCGGTCGGTCGACGACCGTCAGCCCGCTCGACGTCCGCGAGACGCGCGCGGCGCAGTCGGTCGCGGCGGCGATGCACGAGCTCGCGGTCCGTGAGGCGGTCCCTCAGCTCGCCGAGGCCGATCTCGAGGCGATGACGAAGGCCAACGGACGCTTCGCCAAAGCCCTGCGTCGCAAGGACGTCGACGCCGCGGTGAACGCGGACGACGACTTCCACGGGGTCGCCGTACGGGCCTGTGGGAACGCGATGGTGCGCACGGTGCTGGACCAGGTGACCCCGCTCGTACGGCGCGCCGAGCGGCTGCGCTTCACCTCGCTCACCGGTCGCGGCTCGGTCGCCGTCCACGCCGCCATCGTCGAGCTGTGCCGCGCCGGCGACGCGGACGGTGCCGGCCGCGAGGCGCGCGCGAACTGGCTCACCCTGCAGCTGCTGCTCGCCACCGACGACTGACCAGCCCCGCCTACCCCTTCCCAGGAGGACTCTTGTCCATCACCGACTTCCCGCGACACCAGCTGACGTTCGGTCCGAGCCCGGTCCACCCGCTCGAGCGGCTCACCCAGCACCTCGGTGGGGCGCAGGTGTGGGCCAAGCGCGAGGACTGCAACTCGGGACTCGCCTTCGGCGGCAACAAGACCCGCAAGCTCGAGTACCTCGTCCCCGACGCGGTCGCGCAGGGCGCGACGCACCTGGTGTCGATCGGTGGCGTCCAGTCCAACCACACCCGCCAGGTCGCCGCCGTCGCCGCGCGGCTGGGTCTCCAGGCCGTGCTCGTGCAGGAGAGCTGGGTCGACTGGCCCGACGCCGTCAACGACCGCGTCGGCAACATCCTCCTGTCGCGGATCATGGGCGCCGACGTCCGGCTCGTCGACGCCGGCTTCGGCATCGGCTTCAAGGACAGCTGGGAGCGGGCGCTGCAGTCCGTGCGGGACGAGGGCGGGACGCCGTACGCCATCCCGGCCGGCGCCTCCGACCACCGCCTCGGCGGGCTCGGCTTCGCGAACTGGGCGTACGAGGTCACCGAGCAGGAGCGCGAGCTCGGCGTCTTCTTCGACACGATCGTCGTCTGCAGCGTCACCGGTTCGACGCACGCCGGGATGATCGCGGGGTTCGCCGCGCTCGAGGACGCGGGCGGCCGCCCGCGCCGCGTCATCGGCATCGACGCCTCGGCCAAGATCGACGAGACCCGGGCGCAGGTGGAGAAGATCGCGCGCCGTACGGCGGAGCTCATCGGCGTCCAACGGCCGCTGCGGGACGACGAGATCACCGTCCTCGAGGGGTGGGCCGGCGACTACTACGGCATCCCCGTCGAGTCGACGCTCGACGCGGTGCGGCTCAGCGGCCGGCTCGAGGGGATGATCATCGACCCCGTCTACGAGGGGAAGTCGATGGCCGGGCTCGTCGACCTCGTCACGCGCGGCGACATCGGGAAGGACTCGACGGTGCTCTACGCGCACCTGGGCGGGCAGCCGGCGGTCAACGCGTACAGCGCGTTGTTCCGCAGCTGACCCTCGAGGATCGCCGGCAACGACGTCGTCCGGGACGCGGTGGGCCCCGTGGGGCTCGAACCCACAACCTACGGATTAAAAGTCCGCAGCTCTGCCAGTTGAGCTAGAGGCCCTGACAGTCCAGAAGTGTAGGGCAGAGCCTTGAGAAGGGCTCTGACCTGCGACGATGCCACCCACTCAGGTGGGTGTGCATGCTCACCAACGCGCACGCTTTCGTATGAGCTTGCACCGAGTTGCGGACCTGTCGCGGACTCTATGCCGCAGGTGGTTCGAGTAGCGCACCCACCAGAGTCTTCAGTCCCTCGAGGCCATCAGGACTGGGCTGAGCCAGAGCGACCGCTTCAAGGAGTGCTGGCCCAGACCGCACCTCAGACACCCGGTCGGCAAATGACCCAAGGATGTACTTCCCGCGCACGATCGTGAAGAGGTCGGGCGCGGCCTGGGTCCACGCTGACCTGGCCGCCGCGAGAGCGGCATCCAGATCCTGCGATGTAGGTGCACTCAAGTTGCCAATCGCAGCTCTTAAGCGCTCCACGGGTTGTTGGCCCCGAGGCGTCGGCCATTTGTCGTTGTTACTGTCCCGCAGTTGTCGTTGCGCCAATTCCGCCACAGTGTTTTCTTCGTAATCCTCCAGCAACTCCTGTAACACCGCCTTCAAGGCTGCGAGCGAGCGATACTCGGTTTTAATCAACCCTCTATCGAGCATCACTTGTAGGCACTCGTCAGAAGAGAGCAGGACCCCCTCAAGGTCTGCTGATGGCCAAATAACGATAAGCGGCTCAACGTCCGTGGGAACGGTAGGCGCCAGTACGTCTCTATCTACGACGCCTGCACAGGGAAGCTCTAATGGTGAAAGAGCCTTAACGTCCTTGAAGACCGACGAACGACCCCCTGCGGGCCTAAGAGTCGCTCGGCTCAGCTCGGGAAGCAGGAGAGGAAGGAGGCCAACATCGGTCTGTCCTTCCACGACTAGCAACAAATCAGACTGCGTCAGAGCGCTAGCGCGGAATCCAGCCGAGCGGTAGACGTCTAGGCGCTCCTCCTCGTCGCTGATAGGCCGTGGAGCCTCGTCGTGGGACAGTCGGAGAATGCTTGAAGGCGATAGCGCATCTAAGACTGATGGGCTGTGCGTAGCCACTATGAGCTGCCCTGCCGCGCCTACGGACTCCTGAAGCGCCACAGCGAGGCGCCGACTCAGATGGGGGTGTAGGTATGCATCCGGCTCATCAATGAGAACCACTGAACGCTTCGACCCTGCTCGTAGGATGCGACTGATGATGATCAGGGCTTG includes these proteins:
- a CDS encoding AAA family ATPase, which translates into the protein MIRLETRNIGGLKDGATDLPDGSVAALAGANGTGKSKFLACLLAPWTNIMPNASEEGLSTIELTLRFEEAERAALNELSRTVGWGEYDVPTQALIRLTRDPLAGVRRFAEPAYTVIQEFATQDALLASVPSLDVVYLPAERRLLPSNVAGVDLNQLSDRVSRQATYNARRTVEQYGRLDDAEFEQFAKALSVAAQLGSDPDEDEDAESLGGSVSWEQLEQTANNLIGPKRLLPLTRHHAESLRIRTPDGNFHGVQDLSSGERQALIIISRILRAGSKRSVVLIDEPDAYLHPHLSRRLAVALQESVGAAGQLIVATHSPSVLDALSPSSILRLSHDEAPRPISDEEERLDVYRSAGFRASALTQSDLLLVVEGQTDVGLLPLLLPELSRATLRPAGGRSSVFKDVKALSPLELPCAGVVDRDVLAPTVPTDVEPLIVIWPSADLEGVLLSSDECLQVMLDRGLIKTEYRSLAALKAVLQELLEDYEENTVAELAQRQLRDSNNDKWPTPRGQQPVERLRAAIGNLSAPTSQDLDAALAAARSAWTQAAPDLFTIVRGKYILGSFADRVSEVRSGPALLEAVALAQPSPDGLEGLKTLVGALLEPPAA
- a CDS encoding 1-aminocyclopropane-1-carboxylate deaminase translates to MSITDFPRHQLTFGPSPVHPLERLTQHLGGAQVWAKREDCNSGLAFGGNKTRKLEYLVPDAVAQGATHLVSIGGVQSNHTRQVAAVAARLGLQAVLVQESWVDWPDAVNDRVGNILLSRIMGADVRLVDAGFGIGFKDSWERALQSVRDEGGTPYAIPAGASDHRLGGLGFANWAYEVTEQERELGVFFDTIVVCSVTGSTHAGMIAGFAALEDAGGRPRRVIGIDASAKIDETRAQVEKIARRTAELIGVQRPLRDDEITVLEGWAGDYYGIPVESTLDAVRLSGRLEGMIIDPVYEGKSMAGLVDLVTRGDIGKDSTVLYAHLGGQPAVNAYSALFRS